The stretch of DNA TGAATCAACCTCTCACGATCCTCCACAGACAGAGCCCAAGCACGAACAGACATATCGATAATTCTTCTTAATAACGAGGTGAGCTAGGTAAGAGAGTATAGCAAGACGACGGAGCAGGACAAAAGGCGAAAATCCAATTCTGTTATCATCGTGGTCTTGTGGCTTGTGGCAACAGATCTTGTGGGAGGAGTCCGGCTAACAAACGCAAAGTCAACGCCAGGAAGTAACCGCACGTGCTCACCCCGCGGGCTGAACAAAATACATAAATAGTCTAACCGCCTGTTAACGAATACTTTGAATAGTACCGCAGCAGCGGAAACATCAAACAGACAATCCCCTCGCCTTTTACTAGGGGATTCCGTGCTGCTTCCGCAAACAATGCTGCATTACAATCTTTGGAACCCTCACTTCCTCTGGAAGCCAGATGCCTCGGCATCTACGTTTTTGTCGCTTCTTTCAttatatatattttttttgccacTACGAACTTTCGCCTTCCACAACCAAAGCGCATCTGGATTGTTGAATATTTGGGTGGTTCACACAATTTTTTCAGTAATTGTTATTACATTTCTACACGAGGGAGGCAATGGAATTTTAATTGAATGCGTCTATTCTGAATACAACAAATTATGTTCCACCTCTAGTCACCCAATAATTTCTATAGCTAGTTGAGGATATACATTATTTAATAAACAACTAATATGGATCGTCCCGTggtatatgtatgtataaaAGCAACGCACACGCCTCCTCAACGTATACTGAGAAACTCAGTGCCGGGTACAACACCACTCACAGCCACGGCGAGAACAACGAATGGCAGTAGAGCATTTATCAGCACATGATTCCGTTTTGAGGTATCGAGCGGTGACCACCACCGGACTTCTGACCACACCAAGGGGCCAAACACCACGCATGCCGTCCAGAACTACGCACGATTGAGGGTTAATGACAACCTAGTTGAAAATgcgagaagaaaagagaacGTACGACGAGTATGCTCTTAATACAAAGAGCGGGATATTGGATTATTGAGGGCCTTTTGAGGACGGGTTTCACTCCGTTTGCGTGTCCATTACCACTCGCGTGTCCGTTCCCATTCGAGATGCTTTTAGGTGGTGACTGAGTGGGCACTTCGACGGGATGAGTGAACATTACCCAAATGGCATAGAAGGCGACGGAGAAGAAGTGGTAAGCGAGAAGTGCTGGTGAGGGGGTGGTACTGTTATCATGAAAATAATTACTACGCGCGCattaaaaaaaatgaatttgACGCACGCAGATAGTAAACTGACAGGCCCGTTGATACATTCTCCGCCTAGCTCAAAGTATTTAAAGCACCCCGTTCGCAGGACCTGCAGTTCATCACCTAAACAGATCAAAAAGTCAGCAAACAAAACATCGAACATGACAGATGCGAACTGACTATCAGCGCCGAAAAGGTCGTACAGCGCTACGCTCAAGATATTGACTGTCGACGCCAGCGGCTTCCGGCTCCAATGCCAATCATGCAGCGTAGACTTCATCGCCTTCCAGTTTTTGAAGTCGGGTAATGATACGAGGAGATCGCGCAGAACCACGACGTCGTTCAGTGCGACGGTCATTCCACCACCTGTCAGTGGATGTCGCATGTTCCACGAGTCGCCAATGAGAATGGCGCCTTCTTTTGAATGTCGTGCTCCCTGTTTAATAGGTGGCAGGAATGAATTAGGCATTCGGCGCAGACGGTCCTTCTCCAGCGCTGTGTAGATGGGTTGGTGCAAGTTCGAAGGAAGCTGAGGGATGATGTTGTTTATAATATGGCCCTGGAAATATGTTAACGATGTGGAAACTGGAAACTGTTTAAGCACACCTTGAGGTCATCAGGTAGAGGCTGCTTCACGTCGATGAGAATCCGGGTGTCGTGTTCTGAGATTTGGTATAGTAGTACAGGCCCGAAGCCTTTCACAAGAGCGACTGTGCCGTGGTGGGGTATAGGCAATTTTGCGTCCTCCAGAACAGCTCCTACGAAATGGCTTTTGGTCACAGGTTTGCACGACGTCTTGCCCATAACCTGATTTCTGAAATTCGAGAAACATCCGTCCGCAACGATGACAAGGTCCGCATACAG from Psilocybe cubensis strain MGC-MH-2018 chromosome 7, whole genome shotgun sequence encodes:
- a CDS encoding Squalene monooxygenase, which produces MASSKNYDVIIVGAGIAGCALAHGLSTAPRDKPLRIALVERSLAEPDRIVGELLQPGGVIALKRLGLESCLEGIDAIPVNGYCVVKDGQTVHIPYPGKYEGRSFHHGRFIMKLREAAMKAKGVDVIEGSVTELIQTKNSRRILGASVTKKGENGAEDTKYSLYADLVIVADGCFSNFRNQVMGKTSCKPVTKSHFVGAVLEDAKLPIPHHGTVALVKGFGPVLLYQISEHDTRILIDVKQPLPDDLKGHIINNIIPQLPSNLHQPIYTALEKDRLRRMPNSFLPPIKQGARHSKEGAILIGDSWNMRHPLTGGGMTVALNDVVVLRDLLVSLPDFKNWKAMKSTLHDWHWSRKPLASTVNILSVALYDLFGADSDELQVLRTGCFKYFELGGECINGPVSLLSATTPSPALLAYHFFSVAFYAIWVMFTHPVEVPTQSPPKSISNGNGHASGNGHANGVKPVLKRPSIIQYPALCIKSILVFWTACVVFGPLVWSEVRWWSPLDTSKRNHVLINALLPFVVLAVAVSGVVPGTEFLSIR